In Caproiciproducens sp. NJN-50, the following are encoded in one genomic region:
- a CDS encoding endonuclease MutS2, translating into MPETGLQKHARALELDKILKLLASRTACGDAAQIAENLSPSTSPEEVGRLLRETDDAYVMMARFGAPPFGGLTNVTNSLRRAQAGGMLTMAELLRVSGLLRTLRAVADWRRKSEGVRSCLDDRFSMLMPNQYLEARINGAILSEEEMADGASQALQAIRRKIRTASSKAREVLDKMTRSASYQKYLQDPIVTIRGGRFVVPVRAEYKNEVPGLVHDTSASGSTLFVEPLSAVEMNNQVRVLQSEEQKEIERILLELSGETGNFADTIVRGYQTAVELNVIFAKADLAYRMKATPPKINDSGRIVLKRARHPLIDPAAVVPTDIELGAGFDTLVITGPNTGGKTVSLKTVGLLTLMAMCGLMIPAAENSELSVFRQVLADIGDEQSIEQSLSTFSAHMTNIIQIMKQAGPDSLILLDELGAGTDPVEGAALAEAILESLRAKGAKIAATTHYAELKAYALQTPGVENASCEFDVETLRPTYRLLTGVPGRSNAFAISLRLGMDGSVVERAKDLVSQENTRFEDVVQDLESSRQKLDAEREEARLARTRAEEMRREAEEKLERVQREADGELEKAREKAAQLVARTRAQADSLIGELEEIKKQKNKMLTAEQKARLKAGMRVLESGADPVREKESGDYALPRPLKAGDSVLIFDIDKKGTVIRPPEGESGEALIQAGILQTRVPVSNLRLLEEKAHRAPIRGITRNVTSRATAKVTTECDLRGQAADEAVLNLDRFLDSALLSGVDQLTVIHGKGTGTLRAAVQQHLKNHPSVKSFRLGTFGEGESGVTIVELK; encoded by the coding sequence ACAGCTTGCGGCGACGCCGCGCAGATTGCGGAAAATCTATCGCCGTCGACATCTCCCGAAGAAGTCGGAAGGCTTCTTCGGGAGACCGATGATGCCTATGTGATGATGGCCCGTTTCGGTGCGCCGCCGTTCGGCGGCCTTACGAACGTGACCAATTCCCTGCGCCGGGCGCAGGCCGGCGGGATGCTGACCATGGCGGAGCTGCTGAGAGTTTCCGGCCTGCTGCGCACGCTGCGGGCCGTTGCGGACTGGCGGCGCAAAAGCGAGGGGGTCAGAAGCTGCCTGGACGACCGTTTCTCCATGCTGATGCCGAACCAGTATCTGGAGGCCCGCATCAACGGCGCGATCCTCTCGGAGGAGGAGATGGCGGACGGCGCTTCGCAGGCTCTGCAGGCGATCCGGCGGAAGATCCGCACCGCGTCTTCCAAGGCGCGTGAGGTTCTCGACAAGATGACGCGGTCCGCGTCCTACCAGAAATATCTGCAGGACCCGATCGTCACCATCCGCGGGGGACGGTTCGTCGTCCCCGTGCGGGCGGAGTACAAAAACGAGGTGCCGGGATTGGTGCACGATACGTCCGCCAGCGGTTCCACCCTGTTTGTGGAACCGCTGAGCGCCGTGGAGATGAACAACCAGGTTCGGGTGCTCCAATCGGAGGAACAGAAGGAGATCGAACGCATTCTGTTGGAACTGTCCGGAGAGACCGGAAATTTCGCGGACACCATCGTCCGCGGTTATCAAACGGCGGTGGAGCTCAATGTGATTTTCGCAAAGGCGGATCTCGCCTACCGGATGAAAGCGACGCCCCCGAAGATCAACGACAGCGGCCGGATCGTGCTGAAAAGGGCGCGCCATCCGCTGATCGACCCCGCGGCCGTCGTTCCGACGGACATTGAGCTTGGCGCGGGATTCGACACCCTTGTGATCACGGGGCCGAACACGGGCGGCAAAACCGTGTCCCTGAAAACGGTCGGGCTCCTGACCCTGATGGCCATGTGCGGGCTGATGATTCCTGCGGCGGAAAACAGCGAGCTGTCTGTGTTCAGGCAGGTGCTTGCGGACATCGGCGACGAACAGAGCATCGAACAGTCGCTCTCGACCTTTTCCGCCCATATGACCAATATCATACAGATTATGAAGCAGGCCGGGCCGGACAGCCTGATCCTTCTCGACGAGCTCGGCGCGGGAACGGACCCCGTGGAAGGGGCGGCGCTTGCGGAGGCGATCCTCGAATCCCTGCGCGCGAAGGGGGCGAAAATCGCGGCCACCACGCACTACGCGGAGCTGAAAGCCTACGCTCTCCAGACGCCCGGGGTCGAAAACGCCTCCTGCGAATTCGACGTCGAGACCCTGCGGCCGACCTACCGGCTGCTGACCGGCGTACCGGGACGCTCCAACGCGTTTGCCATTTCTCTCCGGCTCGGAATGGACGGCTCGGTTGTGGAGAGGGCGAAAGACCTCGTTTCACAGGAAAACACAAGATTCGAGGATGTGGTGCAGGACCTGGAATCGAGCCGTCAGAAACTGGACGCCGAGCGGGAAGAGGCGCGGCTGGCCCGGACACGGGCCGAGGAAATGCGCCGCGAGGCGGAGGAAAAGCTGGAGCGCGTCCAAAGGGAAGCGGACGGGGAACTGGAAAAAGCGAGAGAAAAGGCCGCTCAACTGGTCGCGCGGACCAGGGCGCAGGCCGATTCCCTGATCGGCGAGCTGGAAGAAATAAAAAAGCAGAAGAATAAAATGCTGACCGCCGAGCAGAAGGCGAGGCTGAAGGCCGGCATGCGAGTTCTGGAAAGCGGAGCGGACCCGGTGCGGGAAAAGGAGAGCGGAGACTATGCTCTTCCGCGCCCGCTGAAAGCCGGGGACTCCGTCCTGATTTTCGACATCGACAAAAAAGGCACGGTGATCCGCCCGCCCGAAGGAGAATCGGGAGAGGCGCTGATTCAGGCCGGGATCCTTCAGACGCGGGTCCCGGTATCCAACCTCCGGCTGTTGGAGGAGAAAGCGCACCGTGCCCCGATCCGGGGAATTACCCGGAATGTGACGTCCCGGGCGACCGCGAAAGTGACGACGGAATGCGATCTGCGCGGCCAGGCGGCGGACGAGGCGGTGCTGAATCTGGACCGCTTCCTCGACTCCGCGCTGCTCAGCGGCGTCGATCAGCTGACGGTGATTCACGGAAAAGGAACGGGGACGCTGAGAGCGGCGGTGCAGCAGCATCTGAAAAACCATCCGAGCGTGAAAAGCTTCCGGCTCGGCACGTTCGGCGAGGGAGAGTCCGGCGTGACGATTGTGGAATTGAAATAA
- the ylxM gene encoding YlxM family DNA-binding protein yields the protein MAKDLKISLLLDFYGSMLTEKQRRIVEYYYDDDLSLSEIAENEGITRQGVRDFVKRAEEQLLEMEQKLGLARRFREMMDGFQRIEEAANRIRDYNEHYIYAREIDESAKQILEITRRLCE from the coding sequence ATGGCGAAGGATTTGAAAATTTCGCTTCTGCTTGACTTTTACGGCTCGATGCTGACGGAAAAGCAGAGGCGAATCGTCGAGTATTATTACGATGACGATCTGTCCCTTTCCGAAATTGCGGAAAATGAGGGGATCACCCGGCAGGGCGTGCGTGATTTTGTCAAGCGCGCCGAAGAACAGCTTCTGGAAATGGAGCAAAAGCTCGGCCTTGCCCGCAGGTTCCGCGAAATGATGGACGGTTTTCAGAGAATCGAAGAGGCGGCGAACCGTATCCGGGATTACAATGAACATTACATTTACGCGCGGGAGATTGATGAAAGCGCAAAGCAGATTCTTGAAATTACCCGCCGGCTCTGCGAATAG